The Chionomys nivalis chromosome Y, mChiNiv1.1, whole genome shotgun sequence genome includes a window with the following:
- the LOC130868859 gene encoding N-lysine methyltransferase KMT5A-like: MGLSGVQEKVFAGQSKIYPYMNPNKCFGMCYPFQKENSIVHYEVKCQGKPLSGIFRKPKEERHAGSMIQSSVKSDEQKIEDARRGPVASFPNQKNEAADPPETPPPSCDTINTVAAKQALKKHLKGKQPLQKKSQGKTQENRKLTDFHPVRRSSRKSKAELQSEEKKKIDELIESGKEEGLKVELIDGKGRGVIAMKQFSQGDFVVEYHGDLLEITDAKKREALYAQDPSIGCYMYYFQYRSKTYCVDATRETNRLGRLINHSRYGNCKTKLHDIDNVPHLILIASRDIAAGEEILFDYGERSKASIEAYPWLKH; encoded by the coding sequence ATGGGGCTATCTGGGGTTCAGGAGAAAGTGTTTGCGGGGCAGTCAAAGATCTATCCCTACATGAATCCAAACAAGTGTTTTGGAATGTGCTACCCTTTTCAGAAAGAGAACTCAATTGTACATTACGAGGTCAAATGCCAGGGGAAACCATTATCTGGAATCTTCAGGAAGCCAAAAGAGGAAAGACATGCTGGAAGTATGATCCAAAGTTCTGTGAAGTCTGATGAACAGAAGATAGAAGATGCCAGGAGAGGTCCTGTGGCATCGTTtccaaaccaaaaaaatgaaGCAGCAGATCCCCCCGAAACTCCTCCACCATCATGTGATACTATCAATACAGTGGCTGCCAAGCAGGCCCTGAAAAAACACCTCAAGGGCAAGCAACCCCTTCAGAAAAAATCTCAAGggaaaacacaggaaaacagaaaactgacaGATTTCCACCCAGTGCGAAGGAGCTCCAGGAAGAGCAAAGCTGAGCTACagtctgaagaaaagaaaaaaattgatgaacTGATTgagagtgggaaggaagaaggctTGAAGGTTGAACTCATTGATGGAAAAGGCCGGGGTGTAATTGCTATGAAGCAGTTCTCCCAGGGAGACTTTGTGGTAGAATACCATGGGGACCTCCTTGAGATCACCGATGCCAAGAAGCGGGAGGCTCTGTATGCTCAAGACCCTTCCATAGGCTGCTACATGTACTATTTTCAGTATCGGAGCAAAACTTACTGCGTGGATGCCACTCGAGAAACTAATCGCCTCGGAAGGCTGATCAATCATAGTAGGTATGGGAACTGCAAGACCAAACTTCATGACATTGATAATGTGCCTCACCTCATCCTCATCGCCTCCCGTGACATTGCAGCTGGGGAAGAGATCCTGTTCGACTATGGTGAACGCAGCAAGGCCTCCATTGAGGCTTATCCTTGGCTGAAGCATTAA